From the Natrarchaeobaculum aegyptiacum genome, one window contains:
- a CDS encoding DUF7504 family protein, translating to MEGRVRSGTHVAADLAGSGNVLLASPPNSAGMENALVHFAAPCDVVLLVTSDVAGRLRLLDQRLTSWPDRTIVLTTSDQPLAGVDDVDLSRVPLEIVKLEGGFSLPRLGETISRIIDEHDGPDVRFSVSFEVLSEIVDAFELETVFRFLHLLTRRLETADALGHFYFSPDVRSGPTLNLLGELFDLQLEAESDRFVSTA from the coding sequence GTGGAAGGACGCGTCAGGTCCGGGACCCACGTCGCTGCCGACCTCGCCGGCTCGGGGAACGTGCTGCTCGCTTCGCCGCCCAACAGCGCGGGAATGGAGAACGCACTGGTGCACTTCGCGGCACCGTGTGACGTCGTCTTGCTCGTGACGTCCGACGTCGCCGGCAGACTTCGACTGCTCGACCAGCGACTCACGTCGTGGCCGGATCGAACCATCGTGCTCACGACGAGCGATCAGCCACTCGCCGGCGTCGACGACGTCGACCTCTCGAGGGTTCCCCTCGAGATCGTCAAACTCGAGGGCGGGTTCAGTCTCCCTCGACTGGGTGAAACCATATCACGTATCATCGACGAGCACGACGGCCCCGACGTCCGGTTTTCGGTCTCGTTCGAAGTGCTCTCGGAGATCGTCGACGCGTTCGAACTCGAGACGGTGTTCCGATTTCTCCACCTGCTGACCAGACGGCTCGAGACCGCCGACGCGCTCGGTCACTTCTATTTCAGTCCGGACGTTCGATCCGGACCGACGCTGAACCTGCTCGGCGAACTGTTCGACCTGCAACTCGAGGCCGAGTCGGATCGCTTCGTCTCGACGGCGTGA